The following is a genomic window from Micropterus dolomieu isolate WLL.071019.BEF.003 ecotype Adirondacks linkage group LG04, ASM2129224v1, whole genome shotgun sequence.
AAAAGTGAGAGCAGCGTGTGAGTGACGTGTCAGGACACTCGCTTGTCCTCATCTGCACTGTCATGTCAGCAAAGTGTCCATCTCGTTGGGGCCTGTAGCTACAGGTCTTTGTGCCACTGTCGACACATCTCACAGGGATTGGGTTCCGCAGCTCGCCCGCTCCTCTAAATGATCTGTCTGTTTGGCAGAGGACCTCGTTACAGCAGGGAATTCACACACTGTTGATGGAGGACAGAAAACAGCTCACCTGGACTCCCACTAAGTCTGGGTTCATCAGCTGGTTCACCTGAGGAGTCGAGCCTTGAAACGCTCTTTTTGACCAAGAAACCAAACGTGTGATATGAGACTCACGTTAAAAGCTTACAGTTGTTCTCTCACTTGGCCCTTGCACTTTATGAAGTGGCCAAGTGGTTTCATTGAAGCATTAGAGTAAATGGCCCCCCATATGTCCCAAAAAAGTGAAAAGGTTTTCATTTCTGGTGTCAGCTGAGGGGAAAGTGATTCCCATCGAGCTTGCGCTGACCTTGAAGGACAGATCTGCTTTCAAACTCGCTAACACCTTCTGACACAGTTCCCCCGCCTGCATGCTGTTACAGAAATGTCTTTTGGGGTAGGTGAGAGGGGGCCCAGAAGCTAAATACACTGGCCAAACACCAGGGGAGGAGAGGTAACTGTACTTCTTGTGTGGATTTATCTCTGAGTGTACCTGTATCGGATAAATCTCTGTATGAGTCCGTGTGCTCCGCAGCCCGACACTCATCCGATTCTTGCACGACACTATGGAGATGAGATAGAGGGAAAGGGTACACGGGATTTAAACCCAAACCAGCTGGGTGACGAGAGGCCCCGGCGTGTGGGGAGACAGAGGGTCGGCTTTGTCAGATAGAAAATGAAGGAGCGAACTCCACATCAGGATTTACTCAAGTTGAATCACCAGCCAAAGATGTGCCTCTCACCTGATGAGGCGTAACTTGTCCTTTACACCTGAGGGCTTTCAAGAGGCCGACCATTAATGATCTCAATAAAGAATTTTGTCAATCTCTTGCATGCCAGCTACATATGCCAGCTACAGGCATATGCTGCGAGACAGGGCTGCAAAACACAACCAACTACTTGTGGTTTCTGAACAAGGCCAATCAAATAGGTTAATTATTAATTGTTTCATCCAATTGAGAAAGTAAGCATGAAGAAGACTAATAATGCAATTAGGTGGAGTAAAATAGAGAAGTTAAAACTGCTCACTTAACCTTCTTCTTAATCATCTATTTGATAGTGCTGTCGATGGCGGAGCTCTCAGTGGGGTCTTGGACTGATGATGTCCAGGAGGCCACAGCAAGCGGTCGACACATCTAATGCGATGTGTCGGCTTGGATGTGTTGAAAGGGAGGAATTTAGATTACAGACATCATGAAATTTAAGGGAGGTGATGTCTCCTGTTGCAAAGTAATGAGCTTCTCCGAGGGAAATAATCGtgagataatgaaaataataatggaCCACTAATGTAATAGATTAGATAATATGACACTGAATGGGGGTATTCTGCATAATGCCCTacctttacttttaatactcaGGCCTATATGCTGCTGATAATATACCTTTGCttaaattttgaatgcaggactttcactTGTCATAGACGCTGTGGTGTTGCAAAATGAACTTTCTTTCAGCAGTAACTGTCTGAAAGGTAACAACAGATCATGCACAAAAATGGCACATGTGAAGCATTTTCCCACGATTAGTACAAATAGATTCAAATTACAATAAACTCGATTCAGGTAGGCTATTACTTTTTAATACGTACCTTTCTCCTGTTACGAGAGATCCGCAATAGTGCTGTTGTGATATTGATGATTTTGTATCGCTGCTGTAAACGTTTAATAGCACTTGTCGAAATGAATTAAATTCGACTAGACGTGAAACAGTTAACTGTCAGCGCCTGCTTCCTCCCAGCGCCATGCAGTGGACTATGAAATATTTGGAGGACAATTGGTTAAGTGGAGTTAACCGTTGCCTTTTCTCCCCGAGGTATCTCCCTTTTTGATCCCGCCGAGCCTGGCGCCTTGCAAAACACAACTTGTCTGGCTTATTAAATAGTATGACCTGGAAAAAGAAAACGCCTGTTGCTTCTCAACTGAGGCCATTGTGGAGCGAGAAGAGCTCATGACAAGCCTTAAATTGCTGTAATGCTGTGTGACCAACACTCATACCTAATCAATTTCTATCCCGGTTGCGCACCTTTTCTCACCTAATTAGATTTTCAGTTTAATTGTTTCTCTTGGCCTCCCCTCCGCCCCAGACTGTCATTTCTACTTTTTGCTGCCTGTTGGTTTATCTAGGCTAAATTTATTGCCGTGTGCAGTAGGCTATTTTAATGTTTGGATTTACAATATGTTTAGCATCttctttgggggaaaaaaaagtatgACTTTGATATTGACTTGTGACCCTTTTGTTCACGCTCAGCTTTACAGTAGGAGGATAATTCAGTGACTAGTGCGGATGGAGTGCCCGGCTAATGGGTGTAAATGGTCAAGAGAGTCCTCCCCACTGGTTAATTGCGCTAAAATTGGTCTAAGCTACTTTGTGAGGGCCATCAATGGCCCGGCTCCGCATGGGGTCTGTATGATTAACTTCTCCTTCCTTTCAAAGGCCTCTTGAAGTTCCCTTGGAAGGCAGCGGGCCAATCAAAGCCACACTCGGAGACGTCACGAAGCCAACTTGACGAGCTTATTGGTGGGAGCGGGGCGGGGGGACCAGCCCCTGTCCTTTTATAGGCGACCCCGTACAGCGCGTAAAAGCTACTGGGCACCGCTGTAAGCGCAGAGAAGCATATTGGACACCGTACATCTCAGCAACTCCATTCCTCTGAACGGGCCACACGGAGGTGCATGGCCCCATCCCCTTGTATCATGATGAATCCTGCGCAGGGGTCGCCGTCCCAAGACGCCAAACAGCTTCATCAAAAAGAGGAGACGGACACGGAGGGCGAGGAACTTCAACCTAAAGACATGACCAAATCAGAGAAAGGATACAAACACCCGCGGAGCAGCCTCCCGTTTAGCGTCGAGTCATTGATTTCCAAGAAGGCCACCTGTCGGACTTCGTATCCCCCCTCAGACTTAGCAGTGGTCCTGCCGAAGCCCGTGGCCGGGCAAGGCGCGCAGTTCTCTCCGAGGACTCTTTACGCGGAGAGGAAGGTTTCCGCGGAGAGCTCGCAGGGTGTTTCCAGTAGTTCCTGCGAGGACAGTCCGCAGTTTTGTGAGAAAGATCAGAGCACTTGGTTCCAGACGTCCTCCTTTTCCACTCCGTCTCGTAAGTCCGTCCCTCTGCTGTCCTGAAGGTTTTACAAACTTTCAAACAAGGACACAG
Proteins encoded in this region:
- the LOC123969958 gene encoding homeobox protein MSH-C-like produces the protein MAPSPCIMMNPAQGSPSQDAKQLHQKEETDTEGEELQPKDMTKSEKGYKHPRSSLPFSVESLISKKATCRTSYPPSDLAVVLPKPVAGQGAQFSPRTLYAERKVSAESSQGVSSSSCEDSPQFCEKDQSTWFQTSSFSTPSRSSSPTQCTLRKHKNNRKPRTPFTTSQLLALERKFRQKQYLSIAERAEFSNSLNLTETQVKIWFQNRRAKAKRLQEAELEKFKLASKPVLPAFALPFPLGAHMGSPTWGPSNAFPRPSLPVPGLFSGPVTYGMYYLS